A window from Thermodesulforhabdaceae bacterium encodes these proteins:
- a CDS encoding FAD-dependent oxidoreductase, whose protein sequence is MILFSSWQGEIVDNRGVKKAKKPKAIALPEEFKPGEKIKAFFGWDGIVVCDDSVDLIDMALNYADAMLKESCGKCTPCGQGSRFMRSFLEKLAKGEATKDDVDALRSLAVLIKSTSKCSIGQTAPVPILHVLEYFSDEVEKRIASKKPAQAGNYRYSVTAPCKNACPSNLDIPRYVEEIRDVRFEESLSIIREMTCLPGTLGRVCVRPCESNCRRALVEGSVSIKWLKRFAADFEFEHRKKPRITKVPATTGKRVAIVGAGPAGLSCAFYLALKGHSVTIFEKSKEPGGMATYGIPDYRLPPDVLRRHEVDIIKGLGVEIRYGVEVGKDVMIMDLHRDYDAVFIGVGAQTSAKMGIEGEDKGYRGFIPGVRYLYDINNGIDPYPEGKRVVVVGGGNVAMDCVRCSFRVGKTDVHLVYRRSRAEMPADPEEIHDAEEEGVIFHFLCNPTRIIEQDGKVVGVELIKMELGEPDQSGRRRPVPVPGSEFILETDILIPAIGQAVDLSFLAGCKDIKLTKWKTIDANPDTFETSVKGIFAAGDCVTGPDVLVRAAGGGRKAADRIDQYLRGIEPGPDEEELFDKLFSTIKVFNKNEKIEVPDGMERKELQKLDPEKRKWTFEEVEKGYTPSEAIYEAQRCLRCYRIGMIAC, encoded by the coding sequence ATGATACTCTTTAGCTCATGGCAAGGAGAAATTGTAGATAATAGAGGTGTAAAGAAGGCTAAGAAACCAAAAGCGATAGCTCTGCCGGAAGAATTTAAGCCGGGAGAAAAAATTAAAGCCTTCTTTGGATGGGACGGGATTGTGGTATGCGACGATTCTGTTGATCTCATCGATATGGCTTTAAATTATGCAGATGCGATGCTTAAAGAATCCTGTGGAAAGTGCACTCCCTGTGGCCAGGGATCTCGCTTTATGCGGTCTTTTCTAGAGAAGTTGGCTAAGGGAGAAGCTACAAAGGACGACGTAGATGCGCTCCGGTCTCTTGCAGTTCTTATAAAATCCACTTCAAAATGCTCTATAGGACAGACTGCTCCAGTGCCTATATTGCATGTTCTTGAGTATTTTTCAGATGAGGTTGAAAAAAGAATTGCGTCGAAGAAGCCGGCTCAGGCTGGAAATTACCGCTACTCTGTTACAGCTCCATGTAAAAATGCCTGTCCAAGCAATCTGGATATTCCTCGGTATGTTGAGGAGATTAGAGATGTGCGGTTTGAGGAATCTCTGTCAATCATACGGGAGATGACCTGTCTTCCTGGAACTCTTGGGCGAGTATGTGTCCGTCCCTGTGAATCTAATTGTCGTCGAGCCCTTGTGGAAGGATCGGTATCAATAAAATGGTTAAAAAGGTTTGCCGCCGATTTTGAATTTGAACATAGAAAAAAACCCCGGATAACTAAAGTTCCTGCTACCACAGGAAAGCGAGTTGCTATCGTGGGAGCTGGGCCTGCGGGGCTTTCATGCGCTTTTTACCTTGCTCTCAAAGGCCACAGTGTAACTATTTTCGAAAAATCGAAAGAACCTGGTGGAATGGCTACATATGGAATTCCTGATTATCGATTACCTCCAGACGTTCTTAGACGACATGAGGTTGATATCATTAAAGGTTTAGGCGTTGAAATTCGTTATGGTGTTGAAGTTGGTAAAGACGTAATGATCATGGATCTTCACAGGGACTACGATGCCGTCTTTATAGGTGTTGGTGCTCAGACCAGTGCTAAAATGGGTATAGAAGGTGAAGATAAAGGATACAGGGGGTTCATTCCAGGTGTTAGATACCTTTACGACATAAACAATGGTATTGATCCTTATCCTGAAGGAAAGCGTGTAGTGGTTGTTGGCGGTGGTAATGTGGCGATGGACTGTGTGCGATGTTCCTTCAGAGTGGGTAAAACTGATGTGCATCTTGTTTATAGACGTTCTCGAGCCGAAATGCCGGCGGATCCAGAGGAAATTCACGATGCAGAAGAGGAAGGGGTGATCTTTCACTTCCTTTGTAATCCCACAAGAATTATCGAACAGGATGGTAAAGTAGTTGGAGTTGAACTCATTAAGATGGAACTCGGAGAGCCGGATCAAAGCGGAAGAAGACGACCGGTTCCAGTTCCAGGATCAGAGTTCATCCTGGAAACCGATATTCTGATCCCTGCTATAGGTCAGGCTGTTGACCTTTCTTTTTTGGCTGGCTGTAAAGATATAAAACTTACCAAATGGAAAACCATAGATGCTAATCCGGACACCTTTGAGACTTCAGTTAAGGGAATTTTCGCCGCGGGAGATTGCGTGACGGGACCTGATGTGCTGGTTAGAGCCGCTGGTGGAGGAAGAAAAGCTGCCGATAGGATTGATCAATATCTCAGAGGTATTGAACCTGGTCCCGATGAAGAGGAACTCTTCGATAAGTTGTTTTCAACCATTAAGGTTTTCAACAAGAATGAAAAGATAGAAGTTCCGGACGGTATGGAAAGAAAGGAACTTCAAAAGCTGGATCCAGAAAAGAGAAAATGGACCTTTGAAGAAGTAGAAAAAGGTTACACACCGTCTGAAGCAATATATGAGGCGCAGAGATGCCTTAGGTGTTATCGTATAGGAATGATAGCCTGTTAA
- a CDS encoding NADH-quinone oxidoreductase subunit B family protein, translated as MGIEKNLANLGIVTTCLDKVLNWSRKNSLWPMTFGLACCALEMMVTVSARHDIARFGAEVYRGSPRQADLLIVPGTLTKKMLPMVLRLYEQMPEPKWVIAYGNCACTGGVFRTYNVVQGIDQYIPVDVYMAGCPPKPESLLTAIMMLRDKIDKESLKNRG; from the coding sequence ATGGGAATAGAAAAAAATCTTGCCAATCTTGGTATTGTAACAACCTGCCTCGATAAGGTCCTCAATTGGTCAAGAAAAAATTCCCTCTGGCCCATGACCTTCGGTCTTGCCTGTTGTGCTCTAGAAATGATGGTAACTGTTTCGGCTCGACATGACATCGCTCGTTTTGGAGCTGAGGTATATCGAGGTTCACCCAGACAGGCTGATCTTCTCATTGTTCCTGGCACCTTAACCAAGAAGATGCTTCCCATGGTTCTAAGACTTTATGAACAAATGCCTGAACCCAAGTGGGTGATCGCTTATGGAAATTGTGCATGCACGGGGGGTGTCTTCAGGACCTATAACGTGGTTCAGGGGATAGATCAGTATATACCTGTCGATGTTTATATGGCAGGGTGTCCACCAAAACCGGAGTCCCTTCTTACGGCAATAATGATGTTGAGGGATAAAATAGACAAGGAATCATTAAAAAATAGAGGATAG
- a CDS encoding NADH-quinone oxidoreductase subunit A — protein sequence MLESYVPILILGVISVGFAFVTLLLSHLIGEQKPSDTKLMPYECGNIPIGHARERFPVKFYIIAMLFIIFDVEVAFMFPWAVLYEHLGMLGLVEMLIFVIILMLGLAYVWGKGGLEWE from the coding sequence ATGCTTGAAAGCTATGTTCCGATTTTAATTCTTGGGGTTATATCGGTTGGTTTTGCTTTTGTCACTCTCCTTCTATCTCACCTTATAGGAGAGCAAAAACCATCCGATACTAAACTTATGCCCTATGAATGTGGTAACATTCCCATAGGGCATGCTAGAGAACGATTCCCTGTTAAGTTTTACATCATTGCTATGCTTTTTATTATCTTCGATGTGGAAGTGGCTTTTATGTTTCCTTGGGCGGTTCTGTATGAACATCTTGGGATGTTGGGTCTGGTGGAAATGCTTATCTTTGTGATAATCCTCATGCTAGGGCTTGCCTATGTGTGGGGAAAGGGGGGGCTGGAATGGGAATAG
- the nuoD gene encoding NADH dehydrogenase (quinone) subunit D has protein sequence MTVEGNETRKEMILNMGPQHPATHGVLRLLLHLEGEVVKKTIPIIGYLHRGVEKLGENRTYIQNIVFTDRLDYTASMSNNLSYALAVEKLCGIEVPERARVIRVIMTELQRIAAHLLWLGTYALDIGAMSVFFYCFREREKILDMFEMVSGQRLTPSYICIGGVRRDIDDKFLEALKVFCDTFNDYVKDYENLLTKNPIWIERLKDVAVLSAEDAINWGVTGPVLRASGVKFDFRRATPYCGYENYEFDIPVGTKGDCYDRYLVRVEEMRQSNRILKQAMKDIPDGPIMADVPFIAFPPKDQVMNNIEALIKHFKIASGTFQIPKGEVYSSIENPKGELGFYIVSDGSSKPYRMRIKSSCFVNLSALPFMTQGCLVADLIAALGSIDIVLGEIDR, from the coding sequence ATGACAGTAGAAGGGAATGAAACCAGAAAAGAAATGATTCTAAACATGGGACCTCAGCACCCCGCGACTCACGGGGTATTGAGGCTTTTGTTACACCTTGAAGGGGAAGTAGTTAAAAAAACCATTCCCATAATTGGCTATCTACACCGTGGTGTAGAGAAACTTGGGGAAAATAGGACTTACATACAAAACATTGTCTTTACAGATCGCTTAGATTATACCGCCTCAATGAGCAATAATTTGTCCTATGCGCTTGCCGTGGAAAAGCTCTGTGGGATTGAAGTTCCTGAACGCGCTAGAGTTATTCGGGTAATAATGACGGAACTTCAACGAATTGCGGCGCATCTCCTGTGGTTAGGAACTTACGCTTTGGATATCGGAGCGATGAGTGTTTTCTTTTATTGTTTTCGGGAACGTGAAAAAATTCTTGATATGTTTGAGATGGTTTCGGGGCAAAGGTTAACTCCTTCCTACATCTGTATTGGTGGTGTAAGACGGGATATTGATGATAAGTTTCTGGAAGCTCTTAAGGTTTTCTGTGATACTTTTAACGACTACGTCAAAGACTACGAAAATCTCCTAACTAAAAACCCCATCTGGATTGAGCGACTCAAAGATGTGGCAGTGCTTTCAGCAGAGGATGCCATCAACTGGGGAGTCACGGGTCCTGTGCTTAGAGCCTCTGGAGTAAAGTTCGATTTTAGAAGAGCAACCCCCTATTGCGGATACGAAAATTACGAGTTTGACATTCCTGTTGGAACTAAAGGTGATTGCTATGATAGATATCTGGTAAGAGTTGAAGAAATGCGCCAGTCCAACAGGATCTTGAAACAGGCAATGAAAGACATTCCCGATGGCCCCATTATGGCTGACGTGCCCTTCATAGCTTTTCCCCCTAAGGACCAGGTCATGAATAATATTGAAGCTCTGATTAAACACTTTAAGATCGCATCCGGAACTTTTCAAATTCCAAAAGGAGAAGTTTATAGTTCTATCGAAAATCCAAAAGGGGAACTTGGCTTCTACATTGTTTCGGATGGTTCGTCCAAGCCTTACCGTATGAGAATAAAATCGTCCTGTTTTGTAAACCTTTCGGCTTTGCCTTTTATGACTCAGGGATGCCTTGTTGCCGACCTTATCGCGGCACTTGGTAGTATTGATATCGTTCTTGGTGAAATTGATCGCTAA
- a CDS encoding NADH-quinone oxidoreductase subunit C — MNRQEIIDRIQGKVSSLIAGTSQGIDYPVVYVNKEHLIEFMKFLKEDEELSFDLISDVTAVDYPDRNPRFDVVYHIFSIKNGQRIRVKVPVGDGEGVESVTSVWRGAEWLEREVYDMFGITFYNHPDLRRILMEEDFKYYPLRKDFPLEGIEE, encoded by the coding sequence ATGAATCGGCAGGAAATCATAGACAGGATCCAGGGGAAGGTTTCATCCCTTATCGCGGGCACTTCTCAAGGCATAGATTATCCTGTGGTGTATGTAAATAAGGAGCATCTTATTGAATTTATGAAATTCCTTAAGGAGGATGAGGAGTTATCCTTTGATCTAATTTCCGATGTTACGGCAGTAGATTATCCGGATCGGAATCCCAGGTTTGATGTGGTTTACCACATATTTTCTATAAAAAACGGTCAAAGAATTCGAGTAAAGGTGCCCGTAGGTGATGGGGAAGGTGTAGAAAGCGTTACGTCTGTATGGCGAGGAGCAGAATGGCTTGAAAGAGAAGTATATGATATGTTTGGCATAACCTTTTATAACCATCCGGATCTTAGAAGGATACTGATGGAAGAGGACTTTAAGTATTATCCTCTTAGGAAAGACTTCCCACTAGAAGGAATTGAGGAATAG